One Vallitalea pronyensis genomic region harbors:
- the kamB gene encoding lysine 5,6-aminomutase reactivase subunit KamB: MKRLLCKLTDYKSVAIIGMGKNVGKTTLLNFLLNKARGTCTLGLTSIGRDGEAIDVVTGTKKPRIWVYSGTIMATAHQCVSMSDITLDIMATTGMNTPMGEIIIVKALTDGYIELAGPSVNQQLQKLYDTLISLGCTTVLCDGAISRKTSASPAITEAAILSTGASVHEDMRLVIEDTVHVVRLLSIPMTKDDNVREIAQQYEDKKVIIIDQDNHVKPLSLVTALSSMDSILEQLHARSKYILIRGVLTDDMLKRIMTGTKKAMTVIVEDGTKLMLSCDLYERFMKSGGRIDVLHSINLIGVSINPVSPDGYTFDSKAFKEELAGRISVPVFNVYDSDFEVRGDDHTSNG, encoded by the coding sequence ATGAAAAGATTGCTTTGCAAGCTAACGGATTATAAAAGTGTTGCCATTATAGGTATGGGGAAGAATGTGGGTAAAACCACTTTGCTTAATTTTTTATTAAATAAGGCTAGGGGTACATGTACACTTGGCCTTACTTCTATTGGCCGAGATGGCGAGGCTATAGACGTTGTTACAGGGACTAAAAAACCCCGAATATGGGTGTACAGCGGCACCATCATGGCAACGGCTCACCAATGTGTAAGCATGAGTGATATAACGTTGGATATCATGGCAACGACAGGTATGAATACACCTATGGGGGAAATTATCATTGTCAAAGCCTTAACTGATGGGTACATTGAATTGGCAGGGCCATCCGTTAATCAACAGCTTCAAAAACTTTATGATACACTGATTTCCTTAGGGTGTACCACCGTGCTATGTGATGGCGCTATATCAAGAAAGACATCAGCTTCACCAGCTATCACTGAAGCCGCTATTCTCAGTACAGGGGCTTCTGTTCATGAAGACATGAGGCTGGTAATAGAAGATACCGTTCATGTTGTTCGTTTGTTAAGCATACCCATGACAAAAGATGATAACGTAAGAGAAATTGCTCAGCAATATGAGGATAAGAAGGTCATCATTATTGACCAAGACAATCATGTTAAGCCCTTATCCCTGGTAACTGCCTTGTCATCCATGGATAGTATTCTTGAACAGCTTCATGCCCGTTCAAAATATATACTGATTAGAGGGGTTCTAACGGATGATATGTTAAAGCGAATCATGACAGGTACCAAAAAAGCCATGACGGTAATCGTTGAAGATGGAACCAAGTTAATGCTGTCTTGTGACTTGTATGAACGGTTTATGAAAAGTGGTGGAAGAATAGACGTCTTGCACTCCATCAATCTTATTGGCGTCTCCATTAATCCTGTATCACCTGACGGTTATACGTTTGATTCAAAAGCGTTCAAAGAAGAATTGGCTGGACGTATTTCTGTACCTGTTTTTAATGTCTATGACAGTGATTTTGAAGTAAGGGGTGATGATCATACAAGCAATGGATAA
- a CDS encoding alpha/beta fold hydrolase, whose translation MMLRKILKMMKWFSLFILSLIILIVVVIFIIRRVNVNKTKITTDKGIQESNYVEINGNEHYLQIRGENRDNPVILFLHGGPGFPLTYLSTYFQQDLEKQYTFVNYEQRHAGRTYYKNDTTEEVSFGIMLEDVHGVVNYVKNRLQVDKVIIMGQSWGTVLGSTYVQKHPENVTAYFGVGQVIDFDQGKILAAEQAMALADQEDSDKLEHAIAQFKKSHNTQQTDIVNLENLIMTSAKYLKGDKEISGLKQMWLGISSPYMTIQDIQWFLNASNTQKIMALQQNVINYMYYEFNVNNLNAHYDVPMFYIQGSHDYITPTQLVEAYYATISTPVKNMYIMEDAGHTPFLDKPNEFAEFVRDAIESIH comes from the coding sequence ATGATGTTAAGAAAAATACTTAAAATGATGAAATGGTTCTCTCTGTTTATACTATCCCTAATCATACTGATAGTTGTGGTTATATTTATTATAAGAAGGGTGAACGTAAATAAAACGAAAATTACGACGGATAAAGGTATACAAGAAAGTAATTATGTAGAAATTAACGGTAACGAACACTATTTACAAATAAGGGGCGAAAACAGGGATAATCCTGTCATTTTGTTTTTGCATGGTGGCCCAGGTTTTCCATTAACCTATTTATCAACTTACTTTCAGCAAGATCTGGAAAAACAGTACACCTTTGTGAATTATGAACAGCGTCACGCAGGTAGAACCTATTATAAAAACGATACCACTGAGGAAGTATCCTTTGGCATCATGTTGGAAGATGTACATGGTGTTGTTAACTATGTAAAAAATAGGCTTCAGGTTGACAAGGTGATCATTATGGGTCAATCTTGGGGCACAGTATTAGGCAGTACGTATGTTCAAAAGCATCCAGAAAATGTAACAGCTTACTTTGGTGTGGGTCAAGTAATCGATTTTGACCAAGGTAAGATTCTAGCTGCTGAACAGGCCATGGCACTTGCTGATCAAGAGGACTCAGATAAATTAGAACACGCTATAGCCCAGTTTAAAAAAAGCCATAACACACAACAGACTGATATAGTTAATCTAGAAAACTTGATCATGACTTCAGCAAAGTACCTAAAAGGTGATAAAGAAATTTCTGGATTAAAACAAATGTGGCTTGGCATCAGTTCGCCCTATATGACCATCCAGGATATTCAATGGTTTTTAAATGCATCCAATACCCAAAAAATTATGGCATTACAACAAAATGTCATCAATTACATGTATTATGAGTTTAATGTGAATAACTTAAATGCGCATTATGATGTCCCCATGTTTTACATTCAAGGAAGTCACGATTATATTACACCCACACAATTGGTGGAAGCATATTATGCCACAATAAGCACACCTGTTAAAAACATGTACATTATGGAAGATGCAGGGCATACTCCATTTCTTGATAAACCCAATGAATTTGCAGAATTTGTTAGAGATGCAATAGAGTCTATTCACTAG
- the kamE gene encoding lysine 5,6-aminomutase subunit beta: MSGGLYSMEKKNFDQKLDLTRLKPYGDTMNDGKVQVSFTLPIEDNENGMEAAKQLGKKMGLSDPAVVWHEALDKAFTFYVVYGSLIHCVDYTTIHVERIQVDTMGMKEVDAYIKENIGRQVVIIGASTGTDAHTVGIDAIMNMKGYAGHYGLERYSMIDAYNLGSQVPNEELIKQAIELNADAILVSQTVTQKDIHIKNLTELVELLEAEGIRHKVQLICGGPRITHELAKELGYDAGFGPGKYADDVASFIVTELEKAINAHA; the protein is encoded by the coding sequence ATGAGCGGTGGATTATATTCCATGGAGAAAAAGAATTTTGATCAAAAATTGGATCTGACACGTTTAAAACCCTATGGTGATACCATGAATGATGGTAAGGTTCAGGTTAGTTTTACATTACCAATAGAAGATAATGAAAACGGTATGGAGGCTGCAAAACAGTTGGGTAAAAAAATGGGATTAAGCGACCCAGCAGTTGTTTGGCATGAAGCGTTAGATAAGGCATTTACATTCTATGTGGTCTATGGCAGCTTAATCCATTGTGTGGATTATACAACCATTCACGTAGAACGGATTCAAGTGGATACCATGGGTATGAAAGAAGTGGATGCATATATTAAAGAGAATATTGGGCGCCAAGTGGTGATTATAGGTGCCAGTACAGGAACCGATGCCCATACCGTTGGCATTGATGCGATTATGAACATGAAAGGTTATGCTGGTCATTATGGGCTGGAACGTTACAGCATGATTGATGCGTACAATCTAGGAAGTCAAGTGCCCAACGAAGAATTAATCAAACAGGCCATTGAATTGAATGCCGATGCCATTTTGGTATCGCAGACGGTGACGCAAAAGGATATTCATATTAAGAATCTCACAGAGCTTGTGGAATTATTAGAAGCAGAAGGAATCAGGCATAAGGTTCAATTAATCTGTGGAGGGCCAAGAATCACCCATGAGTTAGCAAAAGAGTTAGGTTATGATGCTGGGTTTGGACCAGGTAAATATGCAGATGATGTGGCATCTTTTATCGTTACAGAGCTTGAAAAGGCGATAAATGCTCATGCTTAG
- a CDS encoding uroporphyrinogen decarboxylase family protein: MGTFIPNYKHILHAARNIKPERMPLYEHIISIETMEQITHTSFGPLINGDLADKREFMKHYTGFFKEMGYDTVSMECCIGPIMPGSGALGGHQPGVIKTREDFQRYPWDDIPSLFFKQYSDLFQLLEEEMPEGMKAIGGPGNGVFECVQELVGYTELCYLSVDDPHLYDDIFHAVGHVMYKIWERFLQEFGDTYTVCRFGDDLGYKSQTLISTDSIKKNVVPEYKKIIELVHHYKKPFLLHSCGHIFDVMEDLIHVAGIDAKHSNEDQIAPFSEWIHRYGDQIGNFGGVDMDVLCRCSQEEIKDYVNDVMAYSINHKGFALGSGNSIPGYVPVEGYLTMVETARRFRGE, from the coding sequence TTGGGTACATTTATACCGAATTATAAACATATTTTACATGCTGCTCGTAATATCAAACCAGAAAGAATGCCACTGTATGAACACATTATCTCTATTGAAACAATGGAACAGATTACCCATACTTCTTTTGGGCCATTAATTAATGGGGATCTAGCAGATAAACGAGAGTTTATGAAGCATTACACAGGTTTTTTTAAGGAAATGGGATACGATACTGTCAGCATGGAGTGTTGCATTGGACCAATCATGCCTGGTAGTGGGGCACTAGGAGGTCATCAACCAGGTGTTATTAAGACGAGAGAGGATTTTCAGCGTTATCCTTGGGACGATATTCCCTCATTATTTTTTAAACAATACAGTGATTTATTTCAATTGTTAGAGGAAGAAATGCCAGAGGGTATGAAGGCCATTGGTGGTCCTGGAAATGGTGTTTTTGAGTGTGTACAAGAATTAGTAGGGTATACTGAATTATGCTATCTTTCTGTGGATGATCCTCATCTATATGATGATATATTTCATGCAGTAGGACATGTGATGTATAAGATATGGGAAAGATTTCTACAGGAATTTGGTGATACCTATACCGTATGCCGATTTGGTGATGACTTGGGATATAAAAGTCAGACCCTTATTTCAACCGACAGCATAAAAAAGAATGTTGTTCCTGAATATAAGAAAATCATAGAACTTGTACATCATTATAAAAAACCATTTCTATTACATTCTTGCGGACATATATTTGATGTGATGGAAGATTTGATTCATGTGGCGGGAATTGATGCCAAACATTCTAATGAAGATCAAATAGCACCATTTTCAGAATGGATTCATCGTTATGGTGACCAAATTGGTAATTTTGGTGGCGTTGATATGGATGTACTATGTCGATGCAGTCAAGAAGAAATTAAAGATTACGTTAATGATGTAATGGCTTATTCAATTAATCATAAAGGATTTGCTCTAGGATCTGGTAATTCCATACCAGGTTATGTGCCTGTTGAAGGGTATTTAACAATGGTAGAAACCGCTAGGAGATTCAGAGGTGAATAA
- the kamC gene encoding lysine 5,6-aminomutase reactivase ATPase KamC: MIIQAMDKRLGEDVGLPYILDELRVISPYGKYAKSMLQLYQPQEKACLIKALNDVETMMQSLLKEKHIWTSIETVMAKLKDVKLLIKNFTVQKVLDDVALFEIKHVAMLMEDISAYYKQLTVSTDIRLTSMKALIDLLDPQNKGIQSFYIYDHYDPELSPIRKEKIRIEKEIFAEDNPQKIEVLKEQRLALVVQEDKLETAIRKQLSAKIYAFKNKLLYNMDTIGRLDLLRAKGALAIHYKATKPIIEDGLKVQIKDARHPEVMAYLEKRGKSFVPISMQLVEGVTILTGANMGGKSVALKTMILNILLAHMGFFVFAGELRFGLFEYICFVSDDMQSISRGISTFGAEILRINAMVEGIKQGKSFVILDEFARGTNPHEGALLVRALCKYLKEQHAISLLATHYDGIVDKGMTHYQVIGLKHMDKAALRAMIGSDPEKAIGHIQDKMNYNLEWVSEEAGVPQEALTVAELLGLDAGIITIARELGNME; the protein is encoded by the coding sequence ATGATCATACAAGCAATGGATAAACGTTTAGGTGAAGATGTAGGTCTCCCTTATATCTTAGATGAGCTACGTGTTATATCGCCTTATGGAAAATATGCAAAATCAATGTTACAGCTCTATCAACCCCAAGAAAAGGCATGTTTAATCAAGGCGTTAAATGATGTTGAAACCATGATGCAAAGTTTACTAAAGGAGAAACATATATGGACCTCCATAGAAACTGTCATGGCAAAATTAAAAGATGTCAAGCTGTTAATCAAAAACTTTACGGTTCAAAAAGTACTTGATGATGTGGCGTTGTTTGAGATTAAACATGTTGCCATGCTTATGGAGGACATAAGCGCTTATTATAAGCAGTTAACAGTATCAACGGATATAAGACTCACGAGTATGAAAGCCCTAATTGATCTCCTTGATCCACAGAATAAGGGCATACAGAGTTTTTATATCTATGACCACTATGACCCAGAGCTTAGCCCTATTAGAAAAGAGAAAATCCGTATAGAAAAAGAGATATTCGCTGAGGATAATCCACAAAAAATTGAGGTTCTAAAAGAACAGCGATTAGCACTTGTCGTACAGGAAGATAAGCTTGAAACAGCCATTAGAAAACAATTGAGTGCTAAAATATATGCCTTTAAAAACAAGTTATTATATAATATGGACACCATTGGCCGTTTGGATTTATTGAGAGCCAAAGGCGCGTTAGCCATACACTATAAGGCAACAAAACCCATAATAGAAGATGGACTAAAGGTGCAGATAAAAGATGCAAGACACCCAGAAGTCATGGCTTATCTTGAAAAAAGAGGGAAATCTTTTGTACCCATTAGCATGCAGTTAGTAGAAGGCGTAACCATCTTAACAGGGGCCAATATGGGGGGCAAAAGTGTGGCACTCAAAACCATGATACTCAATATCCTTCTTGCCCATATGGGGTTCTTTGTATTTGCTGGTGAGTTACGCTTCGGGTTATTTGAGTATATTTGTTTTGTTTCTGATGATATGCAGTCCATAAGCCGAGGCATTAGCACCTTTGGGGCGGAGATACTTCGTATTAACGCAATGGTTGAGGGCATAAAGCAGGGGAAAAGTTTCGTAATTCTTGACGAGTTTGCAAGGGGAACAAATCCCCATGAAGGTGCATTGCTTGTACGTGCACTATGCAAGTATCTTAAAGAGCAGCATGCCATTAGTTTATTGGCGACTCACTATGATGGCATAGTGGATAAGGGGATGACCCATTATCAGGTTATTGGACTTAAGCATATGGACAAAGCTGCTTTAAGAGCAATGATAGGCAGTGATCCTGAAAAAGCTATTGGGCATATTCAAGATAAGATGAATTATAATTTGGAATGGGTCAGTGAAGAGGCTGGTGTGCCTCAGGAAGCGTTAACTGTAGCCGAATTATTGGGGCTTGATGCAGGTATTATTACCATTGCCAGAGAGCTTGGAAACATGGAATAA
- a CDS encoding helix-turn-helix domain-containing protein codes for MEAYKEDLITINDPFPVEVFIQNNEKAPIIVEPHWHDCIEVLYILEGQARQQVNEQTFYVETGDVLVISKGDIHGTWCERNDVCKILVLKFLPDVIKSASIYDSKYIHAFLQNKKSGMHYLKKDAFKKSNIRECFMGVLQEYENKELAHEIFIKGYIHQIIAILIRNGTLTIYPQLPQEDELQLINPLIVYIERHYDERITLQQAANMVNMSYYHFSRYFKKVTGRNFKEYVDFVRVSEAERRLISSNKLISEIAYEVGYNNLSSFNRVYKRIRGYPPSKLNRAKTDHM; via the coding sequence GTGGAAGCTTATAAAGAAGATTTAATTACCATCAATGACCCATTTCCTGTGGAAGTGTTTATACAAAATAATGAAAAGGCACCTATTATTGTTGAGCCACACTGGCACGATTGTATTGAAGTACTATATATCTTAGAAGGTCAGGCTAGACAGCAGGTGAATGAACAAACTTTTTATGTGGAAACTGGTGACGTCTTAGTCATTAGCAAGGGTGATATTCACGGTACTTGGTGTGAAAGAAACGATGTATGTAAGATTCTTGTTCTCAAATTCTTACCAGATGTTATTAAGAGTGCCAGCATATACGATTCTAAATATATACATGCTTTTTTGCAGAATAAAAAAAGTGGCATGCATTACTTGAAAAAAGATGCTTTTAAAAAAAGCAATATCCGTGAATGTTTCATGGGGGTATTACAGGAATACGAGAATAAAGAATTGGCACATGAGATCTTTATTAAAGGATATATCCATCAGATTATCGCTATTTTAATACGAAATGGTACATTGACTATCTATCCCCAACTGCCTCAGGAAGATGAGCTACAATTAATTAATCCTCTGATTGTCTATATAGAAAGGCACTATGATGAGCGTATAACACTTCAACAAGCAGCAAATATGGTAAACATGAGTTATTACCATTTTTCAAGATATTTCAAAAAAGTAACCGGTAGAAACTTTAAAGAATATGTTGATTTTGTACGTGTTAGTGAAGCTGAAAGGCGCTTGATTTCTAGTAATAAGTTGATATCTGAGATTGCATATGAAGTAGGCTATAATAATTTATCAAGTTTTAATAGAGTATATAAACGTATTCGTGGCTACCCACCAAGTAAATTAAATCGAGCAAAAACGGACCATATGTAA
- the kdd gene encoding L-erythro-3,5-diaminohexanoate dehydrogenase codes for MRGCKYGTHRVIEPKGVLPQAAQKISNDMTIFDNEMLIQVQALNIDSASFTQIKETCGGDEEKIKAMIMGIVNERGKMQNPVTGSGGMLIGTIKAIGKDLTDRALKVGDKIASLVSLTLTPLKIEEITAIKMGIDRVEIIGTAVLFESGIYAKLPDDMEETLALAALDVAGAPAQTRKLVKKGQTVLVLGANGKSGLLCCYEAKKQVGEEGQVIGLVRSENKKKFLEETGLCHDVIIADATNPIQTLEEVLNVTNGKEIDVAINCVNVPNTEMSTILPVREEGIVYFFSMATSFTKAALGAEGVGKDVHMIIGNGYSLNHADITLDDLRESKVIRDIFEKLYL; via the coding sequence ATGAGAGGTTGCAAATATGGCACACATAGAGTGATTGAACCTAAGGGGGTATTACCACAAGCAGCACAAAAAATATCTAACGATATGACCATTTTTGATAATGAGATGTTAATACAGGTTCAAGCATTGAACATTGATTCAGCCAGTTTTACACAAATTAAAGAGACTTGTGGAGGCGACGAAGAAAAGATAAAAGCCATGATTATGGGCATTGTGAATGAACGAGGCAAGATGCAGAATCCTGTCACAGGTTCAGGCGGTATGTTAATCGGTACAATCAAAGCCATTGGAAAAGACTTAACAGACCGGGCTCTAAAAGTGGGGGATAAGATTGCATCTTTAGTTTCGCTTACGTTGACGCCCCTTAAAATAGAAGAAATTACTGCTATTAAAATGGGTATTGATCGGGTTGAGATTATTGGAACAGCCGTTTTATTTGAAAGCGGTATTTATGCTAAATTGCCTGATGATATGGAAGAAACCTTAGCACTAGCAGCCCTTGATGTAGCAGGTGCACCAGCTCAAACAAGAAAGCTTGTGAAAAAAGGGCAGACGGTTCTTGTTCTTGGAGCCAATGGTAAATCTGGCTTATTATGCTGTTATGAAGCTAAGAAGCAAGTAGGTGAAGAAGGTCAGGTTATTGGTCTTGTAAGAAGTGAAAATAAGAAAAAATTCTTAGAGGAAACAGGTTTATGCCATGACGTGATTATTGCCGATGCAACCAATCCTATTCAAACATTAGAAGAAGTCCTAAACGTGACAAATGGCAAAGAAATTGATGTGGCCATTAACTGTGTGAATGTACCCAATACAGAAATGTCTACGATTTTACCCGTTCGTGAAGAAGGTATTGTCTATTTCTTCTCCATGGCAACAAGTTTTACAAAAGCGGCTCTTGGTGCTGAGGGCGTTGGCAAAGACGTGCATATGATTATTGGTAACGGTTATTCTCTAAACCATGCAGACATTACGTTAGATGATTTACGTGAATCCAAAGTGATTCGTGATATTTTTGAAAAATTATACCTATAA
- the kamA gene encoding lysine 2,3-aminomutase, with translation MNNSKKHAYYSHVSDEDWNDWKWQMRNRVKKLEDLKQYLPLNASEEEGIKRCLQSLRMAITPYYLSLIDQHNEHDPVRKQAVPMSLELHTTKMDFIDPLSEDAHSPVPGLVHRYPDRVLLLITDQCAMYCRHCTRRRFAGHQDEALPTSRVDRAIQYIADTPSVRDVLLSGGDALLMSDDKLEAIIKKLRAIPHVEVVRIGTRTPVVMPQRITDDLVNMLKKYHPIYVNTHFNHPNEITVASKNACEKLANAGIPLGNQSVLLKGVNDCVHVMRKLVNELVKIRVKPYYLYQCDLTAGIEHFRTSVAKGIEIMEGLRGHTSGFCVPTYVIDAPGGGGKTPVMPNYLISHGHQKVVLRNFEGVITTYKEPEHYEPGCQCEVCRGEASRHLVGVAGLLSCNEKSMMEPEGLERKLRGYVQDEKIALQANGL, from the coding sequence ATGAATAATAGTAAAAAGCATGCATATTATAGTCACGTGAGCGACGAAGACTGGAATGATTGGAAGTGGCAGATGCGAAACAGGGTCAAGAAACTAGAAGACCTTAAGCAATATTTACCACTTAATGCATCGGAAGAAGAAGGGATTAAACGTTGTCTCCAATCCTTAAGAATGGCAATTACACCATATTATTTATCGCTGATTGATCAACATAATGAGCATGATCCAGTACGTAAGCAAGCAGTACCAATGAGCCTCGAACTGCATACAACCAAAATGGATTTTATTGATCCTTTATCAGAAGATGCCCATTCACCAGTTCCAGGTTTGGTTCATCGTTATCCAGATAGAGTGTTATTGCTTATTACAGACCAATGTGCCATGTATTGTCGTCATTGTACAAGAAGACGTTTTGCTGGACATCAGGATGAGGCACTTCCAACCAGTCGTGTAGACCGGGCAATTCAGTATATTGCAGATACCCCTAGTGTTCGGGATGTTCTTTTATCGGGTGGGGATGCACTGCTCATGTCCGATGATAAACTAGAAGCCATCATAAAAAAATTAAGGGCTATCCCTCACGTAGAAGTGGTACGTATCGGTACAAGAACACCCGTGGTGATGCCTCAAAGGATTACAGATGATCTTGTAAACATGTTAAAAAAATACCATCCTATCTACGTGAATACTCACTTTAATCACCCAAATGAAATCACAGTGGCATCAAAAAATGCTTGTGAAAAGTTAGCCAACGCAGGGATTCCCCTTGGTAATCAATCCGTCTTGCTAAAAGGTGTGAATGATTGTGTCCATGTCATGAGAAAACTGGTAAACGAGTTAGTGAAAATTAGAGTAAAGCCCTATTATCTCTATCAGTGTGACTTGACAGCAGGTATTGAACATTTTAGAACTTCTGTGGCTAAGGGTATTGAAATTATGGAAGGACTTCGTGGGCATACATCAGGTTTTTGTGTACCGACCTATGTCATTGATGCTCCAGGTGGAGGAGGCAAAACACCCGTTATGCCCAATTACCTCATATCCCATGGCCATCAAAAAGTGGTGCTTAGGAATTTTGAGGGGGTTATTACCACCTATAAAGAACCTGAACATTATGAACCGGGATGTCAGTGTGAGGTCTGTCGTGGAGAAGCCTCCCGCCATCTTGTAGGAGTTGCTGGTTTGCTATCCTGTAATGAAAAGTCCATGATGGAGCCTGAAGGTTTAGAGAGAAAATTAAGAGGGTATGTTCAGGATGAAAAGATTGCTTTGCAAGCTAACGGATTATAA
- the kamD gene encoding lysine 5,6-aminomutase subunit alpha yields MTSKLHLNETLVAESRTAAKEIAHETQRFIEKHTTVSVERTICRLLGIDGVNEAMVPLPNIVVDHIMESGSLGLGASMYIGNAMMTYDLTPQEVAEKVASGDLDLVHLPMKDAFDIKVAINQCAKKMVEKIQKNSQKRDTYLDAYGDKTEPYLYVIVATGNIYEDITQAVAAAKQGADVIAVIRTTGQSLLDYVPYGVTTEGFGGTYATQENFRLMREALDQVSEELGRYIRLCNYCSGLCMPEIAAMGAIERLDVMLNDALYGILFRDINMQRTMIDQYFSRVINGFAGVIINTGEDNYLTTADAVEEAHTVLASQFINEQFALLSGLKEELMGLGHAFEMTPELKDGFLLELAQAQMAREIFPKAPLKYMPPTKFMTGNIFKGHVQNTLFNMISIMTGQKIHLLGMLTEAIHTPFMADRALSIENARYIFNNMHSLGDEITFKEGGIIQNRANEVLTKTHVLLKEIQSEGLFKTLEKGIFAGVKRPMNGGKGLKGVVQKENTYFNPFIDLMLD; encoded by the coding sequence GTGACGAGTAAATTACATCTAAATGAGACATTAGTGGCAGAATCAAGAACTGCTGCTAAAGAAATAGCCCATGAGACCCAGAGGTTTATTGAAAAACATACAACGGTTTCCGTTGAAAGAACCATATGTCGTCTTCTAGGTATAGATGGTGTGAATGAGGCCATGGTACCTCTTCCAAATATTGTTGTGGACCATATTATGGAAAGCGGCAGCTTAGGTCTTGGAGCTAGTATGTATATTGGAAACGCCATGATGACTTATGATCTGACACCTCAAGAAGTTGCGGAAAAAGTAGCTTCAGGTGATTTGGATCTTGTGCATCTACCCATGAAAGATGCTTTTGATATAAAAGTTGCCATTAACCAGTGTGCTAAAAAAATGGTAGAGAAAATCCAAAAAAATAGTCAAAAAAGAGATACTTATCTTGATGCTTACGGCGATAAGACAGAACCTTATCTCTACGTCATTGTAGCCACAGGTAATATTTATGAAGATATAACACAAGCCGTTGCAGCAGCTAAGCAGGGAGCAGATGTCATCGCTGTTATTCGTACAACAGGACAGAGCTTGTTGGATTATGTACCCTATGGTGTGACCACTGAGGGCTTTGGAGGCACTTATGCCACACAAGAGAATTTTCGTCTAATGCGAGAGGCATTGGATCAGGTATCAGAAGAGTTAGGCCGCTACATTAGGCTGTGTAACTATTGTTCCGGTTTATGTATGCCAGAAATAGCTGCTATGGGTGCCATAGAGCGATTAGATGTGATGTTGAATGATGCCCTTTATGGTATTCTCTTTCGGGATATCAATATGCAGCGTACCATGATTGATCAATACTTTTCTAGAGTCATTAACGGTTTTGCAGGCGTTATTATTAATACAGGTGAAGATAATTATCTCACCACTGCTGATGCCGTTGAAGAAGCCCATACCGTCCTTGCTTCTCAATTTATCAACGAGCAATTTGCCCTATTATCTGGTCTAAAAGAGGAGTTAATGGGACTTGGGCATGCTTTTGAAATGACCCCGGAACTCAAAGACGGCTTTTTACTGGAGTTGGCTCAGGCACAGATGGCCCGAGAGATTTTCCCCAAAGCACCTCTAAAATACATGCCGCCTACAAAATTTATGACGGGTAATATCTTCAAAGGTCATGTGCAGAATACATTGTTTAATATGATATCCATTATGACAGGTCAGAAGATTCACTTACTTGGCATGTTAACAGAAGCTATCCATACCCCATTTATGGCAGATAGAGCACTGTCTATTGAGAACGCAAGGTACATCTTTAACAACATGCATTCTCTAGGAGATGAGATTACGTTTAAAGAGGGTGGTATCATACAAAATAGAGCTAATGAAGTACTTACCAAAACCCATGTGCTATTAAAAGAGATCCAATCAGAAGGGCTTTTTAAGACCCTTGAAAAGGGTATATTTGCAGGAGTAAAAAGACCCATGAATGGGGGTAAAGGACTAAAAGGTGTGGTTCAGAAGGAGAATACTTACTTTAATCCTTTTATTGATTTGATGTTGGATTAA